CTGTCGGAGCCTCTCATGTACGAGGGCTTTGCGCAGGTCAACGAGTCGGACGTCGACGGGAACTACACGGACCACAGCTTCAACGGGACCAGCACGGTGGTCATCACCTGCATGTACTTCCTGGTGTGCACCGTGGGGCTCTGCGGGAACGCCCTGGTCATCTACGTCATCCTGCGCTACGCCAAGATGAAGACGGTCACCAACATCTACATCCTCAACCTGGCGGTGGCCGACGTCCTCTTCATGCTGGGCCTGCCGTTCATCGCCATCCAGTTGGCGTTGGTCCACTGGCCGTTCGGCCCCGTGCTCTGCCGCGTGGTGATAACCATCGACTCCCTGAACCAGTTCACCTCCATCTTCTGCCTGATGGTCATGAGCATCGACCGCTACCTGGCCGTGGTGCACCCCATCAGGTCGACCAAGTGGCGCAAGCCGCGCATGGCCAAGACCATCAACCTGGCGGTCTGGGGGGTGTCGCTGCTGGTGAACCTGCCCATCGTCATCTACAGCGGGCTGATCACCAAGCACGACGGCTGCTTCTGCACCATCGTGTGGCCCGAGCCCCAGGAGGCTTACTACACGGCCTTCATGTTTTACACCTTCTTCTTGGGCTTCTGCCTGCCCCTCATGGTCATCTGCCTCTGCTACCTGCTGATCATTTTCAAGGTCAAGTCGTCGGGCATCCGCGTGGGCTCCACCAAGAGGAAGCGCTCGGAGAGGAAGGTGACCCGGATGGTGTCCATCGTGGTGGCCGTGTTCGTCTTCTGCTGGCTCCCTTTCTACGTCTTCAACGTCACTTCCGTCACCGGCACCATCAGCACCACGCCCGTCCTGAGGAGCACCTTCGCGTTTGTGGTGGTGCTCGGCTACGCCAACAGCTGCGCCAACCCCATTCTGTATGCCTTCCTGTCGGAGAACTTCAAGAAGAGCTTCCAGAATGTCCTGTGTTTGAAGAAAGTGGGCGGGCTGGACGAAACTGAGCGCAGCGACAGCCGGCAGGACAAGTCTCGCATGATGAACGACCCCACCGAGACCCAAAGTACTCTGCTCAACGGGGACCTGCAGACCAGCATCTAAGAGCGGAAAGGACGGGCTAAGAGGAGACCCCCAGttccacacgcgcgcgcgcgcgcacataagGGCGCAACGagtgggggggtgcagagggtgcaatgcacacaggcgccgcatcaagcgggggcgccaaaagtacagtgtacagtaaataATTTCcggttataggcctatttgtgTTTTAAAAGTTGAATATTTATAAATGTCATTACTtggatgagaattttggattagaacatatagttacattttatatattgtaattacaaatttttttttggcgtacggtcttttggcgcccccgctgatgcggcgcctgtgtgcattgcaccttcTGCACACCTCCCCCCCAGGTTGCGCCCCTGCGCgctcgcacacacgcacgcacacacacacacacacacacacgagagacgGAGGCACAGGAATGAACACATAGAGCCGGAACCAGCCTGTTATATTGCATGCTAGCACACTCTATGTACTCTTAttactctctccttctctctcgctctctcgctcactctctctctctctctctctcacgcgcacgcacgcacgtacgcacgcgcacgcacacacacagccgtCTTTCTTAAAATGAGAACAGTCGGCTGGTATAAGACCGATGATATCCTTATGTACAACATCTGTGGTCTGTGAAGTCAGATCAGACGGGATCAAATGTCCACTGAATATCAAAGAGTTCAAACAGGAACGTGTCGTTTgataggggggggggacaaagggcTGCTGGAAATTAAAAatacaaagaaagaaaacaacagaaaacaacGCGCTGTTTCTGTATCTGCCTGTATTGTCGAACAAAGACGCTTGTTGTTGGTTTCCATGGAGATCAACAAATCCATTGTAACACAATCAGAAGTGCatactatgggggggggggggttgctcattGCCGTGTTTGCTCGGAAAGCTGAACAGACTGTTCCGCGAGTACCGACACCCAGAAAAGGTGGACGGTGACAGGACACCGACACCCACCGTGTCCTCAAGAGATATGGATTTCCCCTGGAGACCTAgggccacacacacgcacgcacgcacgcacgcacacacatgcatgcatgtacatatacacacgcgcacgcgcagcAGAGGACGTTTCGAGTCCCCGCTGTGCTGCATGATGTCAAATATGAGAACGCGTCTCTGTGCTCACAAACTGAAATAATGTGGATAAAATGTGCAGCGTTATCCTTTCCGCGGACTTCTTTCAGCCTCACTGAGAggcggggggagaggggggggttaaCCGGTGGTGAAGTCTGACAGCCTTTGAGTCAGTCACTGGTTGGATTGTCTACAGCTGGTGTAAAAGGTGAGCCAGTTTTCACCGAGGGCACGATAACGAAGAAGAAACCCGTGAGGCTTGCTGACGGTGATATTCCGCTTCCGCTGTTTAAAATATGGCTCGGCCATTCTGGACCTTTAAAAGTGACGTTGTAGGCGGGCGAGGACTTCCTCAGCATCCGATGGTGTCATGACTGTCAAACCGATGAATCGGGGTGTTTTATAATACGGCTGTTGAATTTTATATGataccgtatatatatatatatatatatatatatatgaagagcaTGCGCTGGGGGACGACGCTTTAAAGTGTAATATTCGGGGCCACATTTTCCTCCCGTTCGTCAGACACACGTGTACAACCCACATTACTGCTGTTGCATTGGCCTGGGACGTTGACCAGGTCGGCCACTAACCTACTGCTGCTAGACTGTAGAGATCACATGTGTACGTGTATATAGCGTAATATGATGTCGTGCTGTATAATAATGCTTGCCCCAGACGTGTAAATCATGCAGTACTGTCATTTTGCAATGTCAATATCCATCATAGCCCTTTTCCACCAACAGGGAACGGGTTCGGTGCCGGTTCAGAGCATTTCGACCAAAAATAAATTGGCAGCGAACCCGAAAAGTTAGTTCCGAaccggcacaaaaaaaaaagctggtttttcagcgcgaaccgtgacgacatcaatgggcgcgtaacattccagaggaagaagaagagaggcgatagcctaacggtagataatgaagaagagaagagaggaaatactagcctaacggtagataatgaagaagagaagagaggaaatactagcctaacggtagataatgaagaagagaagaagagaggagatagcctaacggtagatcATGAAGAAGCGAAGAAGAGAGACGATAttctaacggtagataatgaagaagagaagaagaaaggcgatagcctaacggtagataatgaagaagagaagaagagaggcgatagcctaacggtagataaggaagagaagaagagaggagctatcctaacggtagataaagaagagaagaagaa
The nucleotide sequence above comes from Lampris incognitus isolate fLamInc1 chromosome 10, fLamInc1.hap2, whole genome shotgun sequence. Encoded proteins:
- the LOC130120153 gene encoding somatostatin receptor type 2-like, translated to MDTWIFPSPPPNLSEPLMYEGFAQVNESDVDGNYTDHSFNGTSTVVITCMYFLVCTVGLCGNALVIYVILRYAKMKTVTNIYILNLAVADVLFMLGLPFIAIQLALVHWPFGPVLCRVVITIDSLNQFTSIFCLMVMSIDRYLAVVHPIRSTKWRKPRMAKTINLAVWGVSLLVNLPIVIYSGLITKHDGCFCTIVWPEPQEAYYTAFMFYTFFLGFCLPLMVICLCYLLIIFKVKSSGIRVGSTKRKRSERKVTRMVSIVVAVFVFCWLPFYVFNVTSVTGTISTTPVLRSTFAFVVVLGYANSCANPILYAFLSENFKKSFQNVLCLKKVGGLDETERSDSRQDKSRMMNDPTETQSTLLNGDLQTSI